GGATCCTGCTGGATTCGGAGGAAGTTCCGAGTAGGAGATGGGGGTATTTTCGCAAGTGCTGCCGCCACACATTGTCTACACATCCCCAGGCTCACGAAGCACCTCCTTGCACCGCGTCTCCTTCtgattttccttctcttaaaTACCCTGAAAAGCCTGTAAGATCACGTACCCACAGATGTGTTTTGCAGATGGaggctgaggttcagagaggtgaagcagCCTGTCCAAGGTCATCCAGCGAGAAGTAGCAAAGCCTGACCTTTTGACTGAGAACACAGCACGCACACTTTGGCCTACTGTGTGATCCGTCTGTACTAACTCATGAATACCATGTAACAAGATATTGAAAGAAGTTAACTCCCTAACTCCCCCGCGAGTCCCAGCTATAAAATTCAACAGCTCTTGGCAAACTGGGGCTGATCTCTCTgcaccccagccctccccactcacccaccaaccccccacccccaaaccaaaGATCTGCCCAGGCGGTCAGTTCTTCACCTACAGTGTCTCTCCCCTGGAAGATTAAGGTTCCACGATCTCTCTCATGGCCACTACCAAGAAAACAATGGTAGAAACTGGCCAAGGTTCAGTTTCATAAAACAGTGTCAAACCACTGCCTTTAGTTTATTAGGGGAAGTGCAAAGCAATCGGGCCAGTAAGAACTATGTATCAACTGTGGGATCAACAGGGTGGGTGGAAAGCTTTTAATATGAAAAAGCCAGTCGTGATTGCTACGTTAGAGCTTGCAACCAAAATCAAAACACCAGCACTTGAAGTGAGGGCATCAGACCCTAGTGCTGCGAACCTGAGTCCCTGCTGAGAGCCAGCCGGGTTTACTCCTCGGCCAACAGAGGGAACAGCTACACATATGTGCCCTACAGAAAAAAGAACTCCTTTGGCCTCCCTTATCAGGGCAAGCCCCGTATTTATCTTGACAGTGTTCCTTTAACCTATATTTGCCCCCAGcccccaaatttcctcttgggcTTATCTCCAAGCCATCcttttcctcaaaagattaaagaTTTAAACACAACCAAAGAGCAGTATGTATAATCTTCAAAGAGCACTTTAGACAtcataaagaattatttttacaggccatattttttttccccttaacacACCTGTCGTCATAAACCATTTATGAGTtcagcagagaaaaaaagaatgtatcagCTCAGATAGTCGGGAAAACACGGCCGTCTCCTAAGCCCCTCAGGCCCATACCAGGGAGTATCCCCATCTTCCCTACCTCCCTACCCCCTTGACCACCCCCCACAAGGGGCTCTTCAGCATGTCTGCCCCTCCCAAGGCCCCCTCCAGCTCCAGCCTGCTCCTACCAGTGGCACACAGAGCAATGAAGGTCTGCGCGTGCTTGCGGATCAGAGACAACTTCTCACTCGGCTGGGGCAGCTTACGAAGGATGTGTTCGATGAAGTCGTGAGGGGTGACGGCGGCCAGGTTCCACTTCAATTTGCCCAGCACCACCAGCTCCCACTcctgaggaagggagggaggaagagaagagtatAAAACCCACAGGTGGACCTGGTGTCCTGTctgggacaggggtgggggtgggtgaggaTCCAGATCGGTTTTAAGGCTGCTCATGAGGACACTGCTGGATGGGGAGGTGGGCCCATTTGTCAAGTGCCCCCCAAAGCTTGGTAGTTGTTGACCTCTCTTCTTAGGCTTCCAATGGGAGGCAGGACCGGCAATAGGGAGAACCCAGGTATCTATTGCTAAGACTCTGTTTTCgcctatttcttttcctcttggcttcccctcccccagccaacCTTGACTTGCAGGCAGTGCTGATGCCTGCCCACCCAGAAAGCTGAACCTGCGGAAAGATACTGCCAAGGTCATTGTGGCCCTTAGATAGTAATTTGTTGTCTATGTCTCTATCGCTGGACTAATAGTTTTTTAAATCCTCACAGGAAAATGATGTACACAGATAAAGCTCAGACTAAGGTTCCTGGGCCCAACTCCTGGGCAACCAATCAGCTGACTTGTAGCTGGTGCCCAAAAGTGCCATTCTTCTCTGCTTCAAAACTTTCCCCTCCACGCATAATGCAGAAGTCTTGGGGAAAAGACACCCAGCCACAGAGTGCCCTTTCACCTAAAATGTTTCATagggcgggcgcctgggtggctcagtgggttaaagcctctgctttcggctcaggtcatgatcccagggtcctgggatcgagccctgcatccgtccctctgctcagcagggagcctgcttcccttcctctccctctgcctgcctctctgcctactcatatctgtcaaataaataaataaaatctttaaaaaaaaatgtttcataaggCTTTGTCATCGTGACTTAAGGACCCACTGATGGTCATTAGCAACCCCACGTTGCAGCAGGAGGTGACTGGGGCAAAGTGAAAGTGCTTGTGCACGGTCCATGGAATCCCTCCGTTCAATGTCAAGGGGGGACAATGCAACCCTGACTCTCACCGGCTTGTCACCAACAGCCCACCTCGTGAAAAACTTCTTCTCTCCCTTATCGGGATACATCTGGGGACTTGTGCTGAAAGTAAAACAagccaaaaagaaaccctaaaagtATGTGCAGTCAGAGGGAAAACGGGCCTATCCAATTAATTGTCTTcagaagaaagagaggcagagaccaCCCTGCTCCCACATTTGCCCTAAAACCCCCCAGGCTCTCTTCCATTTGCTAAGCCAGGAACCAGAGCCCCAGCCCCCTCCTGAAGCACCAAGAGGCTGTGTGGTCTGGGGCGACTCCCTGCCCCTTGCTGGGCCCCAGCTTTCTCTAGTGTAAACTAGGACTTCTCCGGATCCCAGCTTCTGGGATAAAGAAATAAGGAATGGAAAACACAGGCAGGGTTTTGTGAAGCAATATTCATTAGCTTGGCTGGTCCTGGAAAAAATTGGGGTGTCCTGAAGAACACCATTGTCCACCATCATGTTGAAATAAACACCCCAAATGGAAGATTCATTTCCCTGGTTTCCCATGAGAAAAACAAACTAGTAACGAATTCTAACAATTTCTTTACATGCTTTAAAGTCCGCCTTGGCTTTTTACAGAGGGTTGgtgttgggggggcggggtgcagaGACAAAATTACTAAACAGCCTGTGTCTTCTAAGATGGCTTGAAATTCCAGCCCTTTCTTCTCACAGGGGAATGTGAATCTAAAACACTCTTCTTGTACTATTATTAAAGGAAGCAGATCTCCCAGAAGAAAGCACCTTTCTGGGCCTCCCAGACCAAACCAGAAGCAGCTGAAATCTGGCAGCGGTTCAAAGGTGAAGTCATTCATGCCCCCTCTCTCGACATTCTCCGCAATTCCTCCCCCGTCCTTGCACATGTCTGACACTAGATGGCAGCACAGCCCCAGAAAGGGAGGCCTCTCACAAAGAGCTCAGTTCTACCAGCCAGTCCAGCCCTGTGGACTTTGTGCAGGCCTCTCCAGTGAAGAGGGAGAGGGGCGGTCAGAGGGGGGCCCCCTTTTGCGAACAGTGCAGAGAAAGGTGTGCAGACCACGGAAGGTGGGCCTGGGAGCCACCCTACCATTCCACACTGCTGCAACATGGATGCCTGAAGTGTGAAGCCGCAGGGAAAAAgattggggtgggagagggggggTTTGCTGGCAGAAAACCAGAGTCAAGAGAAGACCCCTGTCTGGGACAGAGGTCACCTCCCCACTGGAGCTAGGAACCCAGGCCTCAGATTCCTCCAATAAAACACCAAATTTGGACTTGGCTCCAAAGTCTATTTGATGATATTTAGTGAACAGCTACTATGTACAGGTATCTTTAGGTATCTTGAGACTTTAGAGGACCTTTGAACTCTGGATTCTTAGGAGACACATCACAAAACACTATCATGTGAAGACATTCCTACCATGTGAGAAGTCGAACTATTTTCTCAGAATTCTGTGGTTGAAAATttggaatttaattaaaatattatcactGTGTCCCAAGtctcccctacacacacacacacacacaacatacacacGCATGGACACACAACTGCAAATGAATTTCACCAACACAAATGTCTCGGGGGATCTTATTCATGGATGTAACCttagtgcttagcacagtgcctgggacacagtaggaacaacaaaaaaaattcatattaaaagCGTTGTCtcctaaaaatgtgaaaattccaGTGGTGTGGTAATCTGGGATCCAAAGGATTTGTTTAGGGAGCAGTGGGTCGAAGCTTATGGGGCCTGGAGAGAGCAAAGATGGACGCAcgaagagaaagaggggaagaaaggagagggtcATTACCAGCAGCTCCTGAGGCTTGATGGAGTTGTCAGTATAAATGCACAACTTCTCTGCCGTCAGAGGGATAGTCTCTTTGAGCTTGGAGGCCAGGAACATGCACACAGCCCCCAGGAGCTGCAGATGGGTCTTAGGAGTTGGGACCCCAGCCAAGAAGCGGTCCAGGTAATTCATGGCCAAAGGGAAGACCTCCTCTTCACACTTCTGTTCCTCGCAGACCTACAATGGGAGCGGGGAAAGGgttgtggggggggtggtggagggaatagtaccaggaaaagaaaaaaaaaaaaaatgaaaaggcataaCCTatggaaacaagcaaaaatatttaatttctgagtggggagggggaggggagtagaaTATGTGATAAGAATAAAGACGAGGAAAACGGAGTAAATCTAAAGAGTCTATCCGCGCTGGGGTGTTCCCCAGGAACGTAAAAAAGGAGGTGAATTGAAGATCCGAACCCGGGAGGCAAACAAATGCGCAGTAGCCGCCCGGCTCGGCGACGCTCCCTTTGGCTACCGACTTCTTCGCTCACTCTAactcactcacactctcttttTTGGATTTCgtcatcttttcaaaaaatcaataaaaatattctggaagcTCCGGGGGTGGTCTTCTTGGTCTCATTCGGACCCCCAGACCCTGCTCTATCATTCCCGACAATTGGAAAAAATGTCCGGGGTGGTCCCTGCGGCCCAGGCGCCGCtattgggggggtgggtggggagaggtggggaagagagggggagggaggagaggaggaagagccgCAGCCTCGCGGCTGGACTCGGAGCATGGGGAGACggtttcaaaaaataattaaaaatcgaGGAAATATCCTAGAAAAGCCGTTTTGGCGTGAAAACCCCAAAGAGGATCCAGGCTTCCCGAAACGGAGGTTTCGGGTGCCGGAAAGGTCTGTATCTCGACCCCTAGGGCTTTGGATCCCGAGGGGAAACTTGGAGGGGTGAGCGCCGCGGCGGGAGTGTCCGGCTGCGGCCCACAAGGGCAGAAACTGGGGACCGTGGTGCCGAGCTGGGGGAAAGCCGAGGAACGGGGAGCCGCCGGAGAGAGGCACGGGGGACTCTGACCTCTCCTTTAGGGGTGCCCCGACATCTCCCCCTACACACACCTCCTCCCCCCCCTTCCTACCCCACCCAAATCTCCGCACCGAGGAACCTGGAAAGCCAAACTGTAAGTAACCTTCgtgaggtgggggttgggggagaggacaCTATTACAAGTGGGGTGGCCGGGATAACGGGGTGCGAGGGGGGGCGGGCGACGTTTTCCAGCCTTTCCAACCGGAGTTTGCAAAGCAACATGGCGAAACCACGGCAGGTCCAGAGCTGTGCATACGTGGGCACACGGCTTGCTCGGCAAAGATTTGGAGCAAGGGTAAAGAAGTGGTTCTTTTGGGTTCCCCTAAAACACACGTTTCTTCATTGCGACTTCCGGGGCTCCTGAATTCTCcgtttctctcctcctccctcctccccctccctcccccccccaagtGCCAACGCGGAGTCGCGACCACATGCGGGGACCTGAAGCTAGGACGAATTTGCTCTGGCCTTTGGGGGGCTGCTTTTTTTACGTTGGGGCCCCCGATTTCACACTCTTGCTCCATTCTTCACTGCACCGAAAGCAGCCACGGCTTCGCCAAAGACAGGTcgggatgggggtgggaagaagaggCAGCCACATGCAGGCACACGCGCGGgatgctcccccacccccgccccaggacAGCCTCATTTCTCCCAGattttcctcccccctcccttttttcctcccctcccccagttaGTCCTGCATCCTGCAGGGAACAGAAACGAAGCCACGCGTCTCGCCAAAGGGCGCGGGGTAAACTCGCGCACGGGAGTAGAGAGGCGAGCGCGCGGAGCCTGCCCTCTCCCAGTTTTAGGGTCCctgcgcggggtgggggggggggggtccgagTATCCGGATGGGGACAGACGGAGTCTGTCTGCAGACTTACCTCCAGCATCCAGGTGGCCACCATCCTGCGCATATAGGGCTGGATGTCCTTCTGCACGCACTTGAAGTAGGAGCACTGGGGAAGGTAGCGCTCCTCGATGGTGAGCAAGTTCTGCAAAACGCGGTCATCGTAGAGCAGGTTGGCGTCTGGCACAGCCCTGCGGACCGGGTCCACCTCGCAGCACAGCAGCTCCATGGCCAGCCGGGTGCCCGCTCGCTCCCCTGCTTTCTCCGGACTGGAAAAGTTGGGGGGTtttgggaggggggaagggagagggttcCCCTTACCTCCTTCCTTTGGCTAAATAGGGGCTTTTCGAGAGAAAAGttatggggcagagagagagagagaggctgggggAGAAGAGAGTAAAGGGTTGGGCGGTGGGAGAGGAGAGCCTCGGGGGCTGCtaactctgcctgccctccccttcAAACTTGTCTCGCTCTCCCCTGCTCGCTCTTCTCTGCTCTGCGAGGCAGTGACGCAAACTGGCTGGGCAGTTAGTTCTCCTCCCTCTCGCCTCGCTCCCCTCTCCggttcctcctccccttccctcccctcccgtccctcccctcctcctttcaatctctccctccctccctcctttcccctcttgtTATTAAGGAGAACAGCAGCTGGCCCGACCTAACTTCAAACGCggtcccccgcccccccacccgtCTCCTTAGCTCTCCGAGGCCCTCTCCCTCTATCCAGCCCTGCATGCCAGGGGCCCCGATAGGGGAACCCACAAAAAAACCACACCGATTTCTATTTATTCCCTCTATTTCGCACATTCTGTGGGTCTATCGTGCCAAAATACCACCCTCCAACTTGGCTTTCTCAAATTGATCTTTCCACTCCTGCCCATGTATGTAAGATCCGAGAATGACGGGTAGATCGCTTGAAGATGGGGTAGGCTCAGGCAATTTAGAAACAGACCCCTTAAGTGAAGACTAAGGAAAGCGATTTTAGAAAATAGCAACCTTGGCTATCCAGAGATAAAGGCTATGTCCGGACGTTTGAGTTCCTGATCACTTCAAGGCTGTTTCAAAAGCTCGATTAAAGGGGCCAGAAccgcgtccccccccccccacccgcgcGTGTGTGTGGAGAGCAAGAAGAGGAAGGGGTGGGTGTTAGGAGGGAGGGGGCGGCTTCTCCGCCGTGATAGAATGTGACCCTAGAGCAGAAACCCTCCCCTTCTTGGGGGCGCTACGGGCGCCGCGGGGAGCAGTGGAGAGGCGCCCAGGGTTGCAgcaggccggggggtggggggcagggctaCCATCGGTTCCTCCGCGGCCCGCGGCCACGCAGGAAAACCCGCTTCCTCGCCCCTGCATCTGCTGACAAGCCGCCCGATGTGTCTGCGCCGAGCGTGGCCACACTGATACAGCTTTCTAGGAAATAgcccgggagggggaggggatgggaggggggcGAGGGAGGGATTAGGTTTGGCtccccccctctccccctgcgCAAACACCACCACCCCTTCCTTTCCCCGGAGGCCCAAGACTTCCACCCTGTGTCCTTCGCTTGCATCCTCGCCGACCCCTCCGGGTTCACGCCTCACCCACCAGCCGGGGCTTTCTCCCGGGGAGCGGGATTGCGATGGAGATGCTGCCCGAGCAGTCGGCTCTGACATGTGCTCAAATGCATCCGGGGGTCAAGGCTGCTTTTACAGGGGATATGGTGGCGTTTCCttacctccttcctccctccaccccaccccccaactttcAGTGTAATTTCACTTTGGGTGGAAGGGGACAGACCCCAGAGACCCCAGCAAGTTGGCCGAGCTGGCACGTGCAGGGAGCATGGCGTGGGTCAGGGCTCGAGACACACCGTGATCGACAGAGCACCTCCTTCACCGAGAAAGGGGGCCCGAACCGGGGCGTGgagagcggggagggggggctgggTGAGTTGTACACTCGGTTCCCTGAAAGGGGGGTAGAGTGGAACAGAGAAGGCGGGGAGTGAATAAACCAGAGGTGCTAGCGATTAACTCAGGCCCCGAGGCCAGCCCCTTTAAACGAGGGTGGGgcggaaggggtggggggagtgaaGGGGGGAAATATCGCTTTAAAAGGGTGAGTAAGAGTTTGGGGCGCCGTCTCCCCTCCCTCTATTTGCATAGCCAATAGCTCTGGGGCTCCTGCTACTGCGCGCTGATTGTTACCGGGcagattacttttttctttttttttttttttcttttttttctttctttttttttttttagtagaacgCGTTCCCCGCTACATCAAAAGGAAGCCAAGGGAGGGCGGAGGGAGAGCCGGGACTGGGGCGGGCGCGGGCTGCGGAGAGGCCGGGGCGCCTGCGACCTTATCAATAGCCCAGGGAATTAGTATCCAATCTACCGTAGGtaaagaaaggggagggaagggggagggcgaGGAAAATGTCTAATTGCTGTGGAAGCCATTAGCTTTCGGGAAGCAAAAAGCTCACTGAGAAACCCAACTTGCAACTCAAAATGAAACAGTCCTACGTAGTGGATGACACTCTGGCTGAGTACAGTGTTCCTCGGAATAGAGTCGGTCCCTAACAATTACCTATTGATTTTAGTCAACTTGGACTTCCCGACTCAAGCTTGAGTCACTCCGGATAAATATATTAACTTACATTTTAAGACCCGACCCCATAAAGGAATTACTCAGACTTCACCCCAGCCACCTATCAGCGGTTCAAAGAAagctgctggggggggggtgcgggggggcgGGTAGGGGGTGAGAgaggtatttttaaagtataaatctAGCCTGACAGGCAAGGACAGAAGTCGGCGAAGGCTTCCAGCCTCTTGACATCACTTGATAACTAACCCAGCACGGTCTTCTCTCCACCTCCCTGCGGGGAAAGCATCTCCAGTCCTGGGCTCCTGAAGTggggaagaggggggaggggaagaggcggGTGGTCGTCCTCCCGGCCTGGCCCACCCTGGGGAGAGAGCCTGGGTGGCGACGTCTCAAATCTCAGAAGCGAGCCGAGGGCCCTCtcgccccttccctcccctgtaCCCCCACCCCTACTCCTGTCTGGTTTCCCTGAGAAATTCCGGCGGGGCGCGGGACTAGGGGAGCGGTAGTCGCgaaggggaggggcacagaggggCGCGGGCGGATGCTCCCTCTCCGCGTGGCCTCTTCATTCACCTAGACCCACGAGTGCGGACGCTTCCCGCGTGGCAGGCTCGCCTCTTCAAGTTCCCCCATTCACTTCCCCTTCCTATTACGGACTGTTCCCGAACATTAACCTCGCATCGAATCAGTCCCCCAGTCGGGTTTCAGTCTCCAACGCACGGGGTGGGGCGTGAGAGGGTGCGGAGGTTGGCAGGAATGTCTCCGGGAGGCTTGGGCTGGAAACTGAGTTTTCCCGTTGGGTTGCCACTCCGACCATGTGTTAAGACCTTAATTTTGCTTGTTAAAAAGCACTGCGCCTAGCACGCGGGAACAGGCACGTTGCCTTCTGGGCAAACGTGCGCATTTTCTTTGCGTATATACTCAGGTTTAGAGAAAAACCCAATCCCCTGTGCTCTGACTTTTAAGTCAAAACTGGTCACTgtgggggaaaagggaaaaaattatgtTGGTTCTTCCTTATCCCCTTTTCAccctcagggggaaaaaaaatcctgtccTTTATAGAATCAGTGATAAACTTTGGTGAACATAAGTTTTATTGGACTTTTATTCCCTTCTGTGCCGGctccccaccccctactcccCGCGTTTTGGAGTTTCGGTTGGAAAGTGTACAAAACCCTGTAGGTGTAGGGTGCAGCCGGGTGTTGGGTGTCTATAGGCACATTTCTGCAGGAACCTGCAAACGCTAAGCACACATGCTCCCAAGCTCACCTGGCAGCTGCCGGCGGGCCAGGTGATCACGTTGTCGGCTCAAAGCTATAGAGGCACGCGAGCTCGAGC
This DNA window, taken from Meles meles chromosome 7, mMelMel3.1 paternal haplotype, whole genome shotgun sequence, encodes the following:
- the CCND2 gene encoding G1/S-specific cyclin-D2, producing the protein MELLCCEVDPVRRAVPDANLLYDDRVLQNLLTIEERYLPQCSYFKCVQKDIQPYMRRMVATWMLEVCEEQKCEEEVFPLAMNYLDRFLAGVPTPKTHLQLLGAVCMFLASKLKETIPLTAEKLCIYTDNSIKPQELLEWELVVLGKLKWNLAAVTPHDFIEHILRKLPQPSEKLSLIRKHAQTFIALCATDFKFAMYPPSMIATGSVGAAICGLQQDEDVSSLTGDALVDLLAKITNTDVDCLKACQEQIEVVLLNSLQQFRQDQGDGSKSEDELDQASTPTDVREIDL